One Niabella beijingensis DNA window includes the following coding sequences:
- a CDS encoding alpha/beta hydrolase translates to MKNTGFLFLLLFFICSCSKTDRAPVTATEPAVYKNLAYGDDPLQKMDIYLPANRSSSTTRVLVLIHGGAWAGGDKAEFDAFITTYLAKELPDYAVVNLNYRLYKNNTNLFPTQENDVKAALDFFNAKRRAYAVSATTALLGVSAGAHLALLHAYKQDHTGDCRAVISIAGPTDLTALYRTNSAMAGPLLVPVIGGTPDQVPDRYEAASPVHFAGSGAAATLLFQGGKDPLVPASQADLLAAKLQQQQVPFQKVIYPEAGHGWGEPELTDTFKKTKAFLQQHL, encoded by the coding sequence TTTATCTGTTCCTGCTCCAAAACCGATCGTGCACCCGTTACCGCCACCGAACCGGCTGTGTATAAAAACCTGGCCTATGGCGATGATCCCTTACAAAAGATGGATATCTATCTGCCTGCCAACAGATCGTCTTCCACCACCAGGGTATTAGTGCTGATCCATGGAGGCGCCTGGGCTGGTGGCGACAAAGCCGAGTTTGATGCTTTTATCACCACCTACCTGGCAAAGGAACTTCCGGATTATGCCGTTGTCAATCTCAACTACCGGCTGTATAAAAACAATACCAACCTGTTTCCCACCCAGGAAAATGATGTGAAAGCTGCACTTGATTTTTTCAATGCAAAGCGAAGAGCATACGCAGTATCCGCTACAACGGCGCTCCTGGGCGTAAGTGCGGGTGCGCATCTGGCCCTGTTACACGCGTATAAACAGGACCATACCGGTGATTGCAGGGCAGTGATATCCATTGCAGGACCTACGGATCTTACAGCGCTGTACCGTACCAATTCCGCAATGGCCGGTCCGCTGCTGGTTCCTGTAATCGGGGGCACTCCCGACCAGGTACCGGATCGTTATGAAGCGGCCAGTCCTGTCCATTTTGCAGGTAGCGGTGCGGCGGCTACACTGCTCTTTCAGGGAGGCAAGGACCCGCTGGTACCAGCGTCGCAGGCCGACCTGCTGGCCGCTAAACTGCAACAGCAGCAGGTCCCTTTTCAAAAAGTGATCTATCCCGAGGCCGGTCATGGCTGGGGGGAGCCAGAGCTGACCGACACATTTAAAAAGACAAAGGCATTCCTGCAGCAGCACCTCTAG
- a CDS encoding GNAT family N-acetyltransferase — translation MQQQPVIEWACRSFDQLTLTELYAILQLRAAVFVVEQTSIYQDVDGKDVNALHVTGMDKDQVAAYTRLLPPGVSYKEPSIGRVVVASSHRAYGLGRELMKRSIEASYRQFGKNSIRISAQLYLQKFYESLGFGTVSDVYDEDGIPHIEMLLAGPSL, via the coding sequence ATGCAACAACAACCGGTTATTGAATGGGCCTGCAGATCTTTTGACCAGTTAACGCTTACCGAATTATACGCGATCCTGCAATTACGCGCTGCGGTTTTTGTAGTGGAGCAAACCAGCATCTACCAGGATGTGGATGGTAAAGACGTGAACGCCCTGCACGTGACGGGAATGGATAAGGACCAGGTGGCCGCTTATACCCGGTTGCTGCCTCCCGGTGTTTCCTATAAGGAGCCCTCTATCGGAAGGGTGGTTGTTGCATCATCACATCGTGCTTACGGACTGGGCCGCGAACTGATGAAACGCAGCATAGAAGCCAGTTACCGGCAATTCGGGAAAAACAGCATCCGCATCAGTGCCCAGCTGTATCTTCAAAAATTCTATGAGTCGCTGGGGTTCGGTACCGTAAGTGATGTATATGACGAGGATGGTATTCCGCACATCGAAATGCTCCTTGCCGGACCTTCTTTATAA
- a CDS encoding replication-associated recombination protein A, producing the protein MTPLAERLRPHSLKDLVGQEHLTGDGSILRKSIDTGNIPSMILWGPPGVGKTTIATIIAHSVNRPFLSLSAISAGVKDIRDAIATATAARGAILFIDEIHRFNKGQQDALLGAVEKGIITLIGATTENPSFEVNSALLSRCQVYVLKALEEKDLIKLLHLAMEADETIRDKNVQLKETEALITISGGDARKLLNLFEIICDALEVPAIITNDAVMRIAQKKIALYDKTGEQHYDIISAFIKSIRGSDPNAAVYWLARMIEGGEDIKFIARRMVISASEDIGMANANALLLANATFEAVNKIGYPEARIILSQCAIYLASSPKSNSAYMAIDSALATVSKTGDLPVPLHIRNAPTKLMKSLDYGKDYKYSHSFENNFSEQEYLPEKIAGAAFYEPGNNARENELRNYLKKLWKDKYNY; encoded by the coding sequence ATGACTCCACTGGCAGAAAGGTTGCGACCGCACAGCTTAAAAGACCTGGTAGGACAGGAACATCTTACCGGAGACGGAAGCATTCTCCGGAAATCCATAGACACGGGAAATATCCCCAGTATGATCCTCTGGGGCCCGCCGGGAGTGGGTAAAACCACCATCGCAACGATCATCGCTCATTCCGTGAACCGGCCCTTCCTCTCATTAAGTGCGATTTCCGCAGGTGTAAAGGACATCCGGGATGCCATTGCCACCGCCACAGCAGCACGCGGTGCTATTTTGTTCATCGATGAGATCCACCGCTTCAACAAAGGCCAGCAGGATGCCTTGCTGGGTGCGGTCGAAAAAGGCATCATCACCCTGATCGGCGCCACAACGGAAAACCCCTCTTTTGAGGTCAACAGCGCCCTGCTGAGCCGGTGCCAGGTATATGTGTTAAAGGCGCTGGAGGAAAAAGATCTGATAAAACTGCTGCACCTGGCCATGGAAGCGGATGAGACCATCCGGGATAAAAACGTACAGCTGAAAGAGACCGAGGCCCTTATAACGATCTCCGGGGGGGATGCACGGAAACTGCTGAATCTTTTTGAGATCATCTGCGATGCGCTCGAAGTTCCGGCCATCATCACCAATGATGCTGTAATGCGTATTGCCCAGAAAAAGATCGCCTTATACGACAAAACAGGAGAACAGCATTATGATATCATTTCGGCATTCATAAAATCCATCCGGGGCAGTGATCCCAATGCTGCCGTTTACTGGCTGGCACGTATGATCGAAGGCGGGGAAGATATAAAGTTCATCGCCCGCAGGATGGTCATTTCCGCCAGCGAGGACATCGGCATGGCCAATGCCAACGCCCTCCTGCTGGCCAATGCCACCTTTGAAGCCGTAAATAAAATAGGCTATCCGGAAGCCCGGATCATTTTATCGCAATGCGCTATCTATCTGGCCTCTTCCCCAAAGAGCAACAGCGCTTATATGGCCATCGACAGCGCATTGGCAACCGTCAGTAAAACAGGGGATCTGCCCGTGCCGCTGCACATCCGCAATGCACCCACCAAACTGATGAAGTCGCTGGACTACGGGAAGGATTATAAATATTCCCATAGCTTTGAAAACAATTTCAGCGAACAGGAATATCTGCCCGAAAAGATCGCCGGTGCTGCATTTTACGAGCCGGGTAATAATGCAAGAGAAAACGAATTGCGGAATTATTTAAAAAAATTGTGGAAAGACAAATACAACTATTAA